The candidate division KSB1 bacterium genome contains the following window.
AATCCGCAATCTTGAGCGGCTTTCAGACAAAAAAATTTTAGATCGCAGCGGTTTGATTTTAGATATTTTCGCCAGTCGTGCAAAAACCCGCGAAGCCAAAACCCAGGTTGAATTAGCACAGCTCAAGTACTTGCTTCCAAGATTAACCCGACAGTGGACCCATTTGTCACGGCAAGTCGGTGGGATCGGCACAAGGGGCCCGGGCGAAACCCAGCTCGAGGTCGACCGTCGTCTCATCGGCAAGAGAATCAGCAAACTTTCGGAAGATTTAGTTAAGATAAAAAATCAAAGAGATGTGCGGCGGCGTGGCCGAGAACTAACGACTCAAGTAGCTCTCGTCGGTTATACCAACGCCGGAAAATCAACTCTGCTCAACGCGCTTACTGACTCAAAGGTTTTCGTTGAGGATCGGCTGTTTGCAACATTAGACTCGACTATTCGCCGAATGAAAGCCGATAATCATTCCGACTTACTGCTCATCGACACGGTTGGCTTTATCAGGAAATTGCCGCATAATTTAGTTGCCTCTTTTATGAGCACTCTAGAAGAAGCGAATAAAGCCGATGTGCTTCTGCATGTTGTCGACATCAGTCACTCTCTTGTTTTCAAGCAAATTTCCGTTGTAAAAGATGTGTTGAATGAATTGAAAATTCTAAACAAACCGACGATTTATGTGTTTAATAAAATTGACAAACTCGAGCAAAAGGGTTTGGTGGAAAGGTTTAAAAATGAATATGAACATTCGGTTTTTATCTCCGCAACCAAAGGAATGTTCTTGGAGGACCTGAAAAAAGAAATAGTCAAGATGTCCAGTGAAGCAATTGTGGATTTGGAAGTTACAATTGACATTAGCGACTCCGAAATGGTTTCTAAAATTCATAGTTTAGCAGAGGTATCTGACTCTGATTACAATGAAAATACCGTCATACTAAACGTTAGAGCGACTCCGGAAAATGCTCATAAAATCAAGTGGCTTTTGAATGGGAGGGGAGAATGGGCAAGAATAAAATTCTTGCATTAGTTCTTGTATCCGGTTAACTTACATTATGAGTAAGGGGTGGTCCATTGAATATGTAGAGATAGAAAATACAAAACCCTTTTGAAAAATTTATTTTAGGTTTGAGTACAAAAGAAAGAGCTAAAGTTTTTGAAACAATAATTACTTTTTTGAGCATAAAAAACAGAACCTTCCGATAAAAGAAAGTTTGTCGAAACATTTAGAAGATGGTATTTTTGAAATTAGAGTTTCGTTGTTTGATAAGATAGTAAGAAACTTATATTTTTATGAAAGCGGCGCGAAAATTATTATCACTCACGGTTTTATTAAAAAAACACAAAAAACCCCACGAAAAGAAATAGAAAAGGCTAAAAATTTAAGGAAAAAATACCAAGCGAGACTTAAAAAATGACTAATTATGAAATTGTTTCAAAGCCAAATGCAAGATCCTCAATTTGCAAAAGCCTACCGTGAAGCAAGACTTGAGAGAATCTTAAACGATTTTTTGGAAAACTTGAAAGAAAAGATTTCGCAAAATGCACCCAAAGAGGTTTTGCTAAATACTATAACTTCGATGCAAAAGCAAATTGGCTCGTCTCACATTAGATAGTTTGCTCAACATTTCAAATGGAAAATTTTTGTTCCATAGTTCGAAAATATTTAATTCCTTCCCTTTTTTTCAGCCTCATTCTTACTAACTGGACTCAAATTTATTCTCAGGAATCCCGCCCCCGAATCCGCGAAACCAACCCCAATTACGAACAAGGTGACTGGATCAGTTACTCTGTCGCCCGCTTTGTCACCTCGATTGCAGTGGGCACTGAGTACGTCTATTTTGGCACAACTCAATCCGGAATCACCCGTTACGATCAATTTCGAAATAGTTGGAATTTTCCCTGGACCACCAGCAACGGTCTGGCCGACAACGAAATTTTGAGCGTAGCATTCGATGAAGATACAGGCTATTTGTGGTGTGCGTCCCGCACTGCTGTCAGTTATTATCATCCCACTGCCCAAAAATGGCATAATTCTTTTAAAGACGAATTTGGTCTGCCTTTTTCAGATGAGATTGTATCGATCGGAATTGCCTCAAATAGAATTTTATTCTTAACCCGAGCCGGGAGGTTATTCGAATCGAATAAGTTCGGCGGTATCATTTTGACAGGAAATACCCGTTTTGGCAATCCTTTAAATGATCAAAACGTGCGCTGGTTTGGTAAAGCTGCGAGCCGGATTAAGAATCTGCCGCACTTTTTTATGAGCAACGGCTACTTGTTTAATCCCGCGGGAATAATTGAGGACTTTAATTTTAAAAAGGCTAATATTACCGCAGCAGTTTCGGATAATTGGGGCAACCTTTGGATTGGCACCTGGGGGTTAGGTGCAGGTAAAGGCGACCTTCGCTCGCTGCAATTGGATATGCTCGATTACGGGCTAGCAAAAACAGGGGTGAATGCTCT
Protein-coding sequences here:
- the hflX gene encoding GTPase HflX; this encodes MYEVNSSAKEKAILVGVIKKGTDRWETADHLEELALLTDTAGAVVADKVIQEKEKIDPAFYVGRGKAENLSELAQKRSADLIIFDDDLSPAQIRNLERLSDKKILDRSGLILDIFASRAKTREAKTQVELAQLKYLLPRLTRQWTHLSRQVGGIGTRGPGETQLEVDRRLIGKRISKLSEDLVKIKNQRDVRRRGRELTTQVALVGYTNAGKSTLLNALTDSKVFVEDRLFATLDSTIRRMKADNHSDLLLIDTVGFIRKLPHNLVASFMSTLEEANKADVLLHVVDISHSLVFKQISVVKDVLNELKILNKPTIYVFNKIDKLEQKGLVERFKNEYEHSVFISATKGMFLEDLKKEIVKMSSEAIVDLEVTIDISDSEMVSKIHSLAEVSDSDYNENTVILNVRATPENAHKIKWLLNGRGEWARIKFLH